The proteins below come from a single Triticum aestivum cultivar Chinese Spring chromosome 5D, IWGSC CS RefSeq v2.1, whole genome shotgun sequence genomic window:
- the LOC123120657 gene encoding uncharacterized protein — MQGPIERERDQPNKGRLQRLAALDAKHDGLLCYTEMAGELMSLGVLEKHFGVDEAGGVGPDELAKLYRGLFARFDHDGNGTVDREEFRAEMKEVMLAVANGLEFLPVQMVVEEGSFLKVAVDRELARAT, encoded by the coding sequence atgCAAGGGCCCatcgaacgggagagagatcaacctaacaaagGGCGCCTTCAACGCCTCGCGGCCCTCGACGCCAAGCACGACGGCCTGCTCTGCTACACCGAAATGGCCGGGGAGCTCATGAGCCTCGGTGTCCTTGAGAAGCACTTCGGTGTGGACGAGGCCGGCGGCGTTGGTCCTGACGAGCTCGCGAAGCTCTACCGCGGCCTGTTCGCACGCTTCGACCACGACGGCAACGGCACAGTGGACCGCGAGGAGTTCCGGGCGGAGATGAAGGAGGTCATGCTCGCCGTGGCCAACGGGCTCGAGTTCCTGCCGGTGCAGATGGTCGTGGAGGAAGGGAGCTTTCTCAAGGTGGCGGTGGACAGGGAGCTGGCCAGAGCTACGTGA